Proteins from a genomic interval of Arachis hypogaea cultivar Tifrunner chromosome 10, arahy.Tifrunner.gnm2.J5K5, whole genome shotgun sequence:
- the LOC112716526 gene encoding polygalacturonase QRT3: protein MARIAPMWFLLLNLSCFFLTHHTSYGENLHIPRTRTNIISHGNHHEAMVRMKAFKASLTNHDSIASPPSSFSPSPSPLPLQDQKKPHVYLVTSYGADPTGNSDSTEAILEAIGDATKVPSEWSLMKGIKDLGGAQIDLQGGNYIISKPLKMPVGVGNLMIHGGTIRASNTFPNNGHLIDLSTSSETKKSSTSSSYNYEFITFKNLLLDSNFRGGGISVINSLRINIENCYITHFTTTGILVQGGHETYITNSFLGQHVTAGGNKDERHFSGTGISLHGNDNAVTDVVIFSAEIGIMVTGQANTFSGVHCYNKAAGFGGTGIYLKLPGLTQTRIVNSYMDYTNIVAEDPVQILISSSFFLGDANVVLKSIKGVANGVTIVDNMFSGSNSGVEIVKLDESNCRFDKIEQVLVDGNIVDGMNLKATAAKISVHGNGTLWKADFNDILLFRNRINHVQYSLSAAGNTFPNHALRNVSENCVVIETSEVVTGSVFVTVDQGVAT, encoded by the exons ATGGCAAGAATAGCTCCAATGTGGTTCTTGCTTCTGAATTTGTCTTGTTTCTTTCTAACTCATCATACTTCTTATGGTGAGAACTTGCATATTCCAAGAACAAGGACTAATATTATTTCTCATGGCAATCATCATGAAGCTATGGTTAGAATGAAGGCATTTAAGGCCTCTCTTACTAACCATGACTCAATTGCTTCACCACCATCTTCCTTCtcaccttctccttctcctcttccattACAA GATCAGAAGAAACCACATGTGTACCTTGTGACATCATATGGTGCTGATCCAACAGGAAATTCTGACAGTACTGAAGCTATTCTTGAAGCCATTGGAGATGCAACCAAAGTTCCAAGTGAATGGTCCTTGATGAAGGGCATAAAAGACCTTGGTGGTGCCCAGATTGATCTTCAGGGTGGAAATTACATTATTAGCAAACCATTGAAGATGCCAGTGGGGGTTGGAAACCTTATG ATACATGGAGGAACCATAAGAGCCTCAAACACTTTTCCAAATAACGGACACCTCATAGATCTGTCAACTTCAAGTGAAACCAAGAAAAGTTCAACTTCATCATCCTACAACTATGAGTTCATAACATTCAAGAACCTCTTGTTGGACTCAAACTTCAGAGGAGGGGGCATTTCCGTAATTAACTCACTCAGAATCAACATTGAAAATTGTTACATAACACATTTCACGACCACCGGAATTTTAGTCCAAGGCGGCCACGAAACCTACATAACAAACTCATTCCTTGGCCAGCACGTCACCGCCGGCGGCAACAAAGACGAACGCCATTTCTCCGGCACCGGAATAAGCCTTCATGGGAACGACAACGCCGTCACGGACGTCGTAATTTTCTCTGCCGAGATTGGAATAATGGTAACCGGTCAAGCCAACACTTTTTCCGGCGTGCATTGTTACAATAAGGCGGCGGGTTTTGGCGGCACGGGGATTTATTTGAAGCTACCGGGTTTAACACAAACTAGGATTGTGAATTCTTACATGGATTACACTAACATTGTTGCTGAAGACCCTGTCCAAATTCTGATTTCTAGTAGCTTCTTCCTTGGAGATGCAAATGTTGTGTTGAAATCTATCAAAGGCGTTGCCAATGGTGTTACAATTGTTGATAACATGTTCTCCGGATCGAATAGCGGCGTAGAAATCGTGAAGCTGGACGAATCGAATTGTCGTTTCGATAAAATCGAACAGGTTTTAGTTGATGGAAATATTGTTGATGGTATGAATTTGAAGGCGACGGCTGCGAAGATTTCTGTGCATGGGAATGGAACATTATGGAAAGCTGATTTTAACGATATTCTTCTTTTTCGTAACCGAATTAATCATGTTCAGTACTCGCTAAGCGCTGCGGGGAACACGTTCCCGAATCATGCTCTGAGGAATGTGTCTGAGAATTGTGTTGTGATTGAAACAAGTGAGGTAGTAACTGGCAGTGTTTTTGTCACGGTGGATCAAGGTGTTGCAACATGA
- the LOC112716528 gene encoding PI-PLC X domain-containing protein At5g67130 isoform X1 — protein MGSLLFLLLVIFPLSNDAAADCSKGDCMLLHNCSSNDDCGAGLYCFSCTLGFSGSKCVRSSTTDQFKLINNSLPFNKYAYLTTHNAFAIDGEPSQTGVPRVTITNQEDSITHQLSNGVRGLMLDMYAFDGDVWLCHSSQGQCHDYTAFEPAIGTLKEIEAFLSANPSEIVTLILEDYVHTQNGLKKVFSDAGLMKFWFPVTNMPRNGGDWPLVSDMVAENQRLIVFTSVKSKEQSEGIAYQWNYMFGDLDLLSSADGDGGRKTGSCPNRAESSNLDDKSKSLVLVNYFRSVLLKPVTCSDNSASLIDMLQTCHGAAGNRWANFVAVDYYKKSEGGGAFQAVDMLNGKLLCGCDNVDSCVAGTSSQACSPH, from the exons ATGGGTTCTCTACTGTTCTTGCTTTTGGTAATTTTTCCATTGAGCAATGATGCTGCTGCTGATTGCTCTAAAGGAGACTGCATG CTTCTTCATAATTGCTCCTCCAATGATGACTGTGGAGCTGGGCTCTATTGTTTCTCATGTACGCTTGGATTTTCAGGCTCTAAGTGTGTGAGATCATCCACCACAGATCAATTTAAGCTCATA AATAACTCTCTTCCATTCAACAAATATGCATATTTAACAACACACAACGCTTTTGCAATTGATGGAGAACCTTCTCAAACAGGAGTTCCTCGAGTAACCATCACTAATCAAGAGGACAGCATAACGCACCAGCTAAGT AATGGAGTTCGGGGACTAATGCTAGACATGTACGCTTTTGATGGAGATGTTTGGTTATGCCATTCATCTCAAGGCCAGTGCCATGACTACACCGCTTTT GAACCAGCTATAGGTACATTGAAGGAAATTGAAGCTTTCTTATCAGCTAACCCATCAGAAATTGTCACACTCATATTGGAAGATTACGTTCATACACAAAACGGATTGAAAAAGGTCTTTAGTGACGCCGGCCTGATGAAATTTTGGTTTCCGGTTACCAATATGCCGAGAAACGGCGGCGATTGGCCTCTAGTGAGTGATATGGTTGCTGAAAACCAAAGATTAATTGTGTTCACTTCAGTCAAGTCTAAGGAACAAAGCGAAGGCATTGCTTACCAATGGAATTACATG TTTGGTGATCTTGACTTACTGAGTTCCGCAGATGGAGATGGTGGAAGAAAAACAGGTAGCTGCCCAAACAGGGCAGAATCATCAAATCTTGATGACAAAAGCAAATCCCTAGTGTTGGTTAATTACTTTCGTTCAGTTCTGCTTAAGCCAGTTACTTGTTCAGATAATTCTGCATCTCTTATTGACATGCTGCAAACTTGTCATGGTGCCGCCGGCAATCGATGGGCGAATTTCGTTGCTGTTGATTATTACAAG AAGAGTGAAGGAGGAGGAGCGTTTCAAGCTGTGGACATGCTAAATGGGAAGCTCTTATGCGGATGTGATAATGTTGATTCTTGCGTG GCTGGAACTAGTTCACAAGCTTGTTCACCACATTAA
- the LOC112716528 gene encoding PI-PLC X domain-containing protein At5g67130 isoform X2, producing the protein MGSLLFLLLVIFPLSNDAAADCSKGDCMLLHNCSSNDDCGAGLYCFSCTLGFSGSKCVRSSTTDQFKLINNSLPFNKYAYLTTHNAFAIDGEPSQTGVPRVTITNQEDSITHQLSNGVRGLMLDMYAFDGDVWLCHSSQGQCHDYTAFEPAIGTLKEIEAFLSANPSEIVTLILEDYVHTQNGLKKVFSDAGLMKFWFPVTNMPRNGGDWPLVSDMVAENQRLIVFTSVKSKEQSEGIAYQWNYMVENQYGDGGRKTGSCPNRAESSNLDDKSKSLVLVNYFRSVLLKPVTCSDNSASLIDMLQTCHGAAGNRWANFVAVDYYKKSEGGGAFQAVDMLNGKLLCGCDNVDSCVAGTSSQACSPH; encoded by the exons ATGGGTTCTCTACTGTTCTTGCTTTTGGTAATTTTTCCATTGAGCAATGATGCTGCTGCTGATTGCTCTAAAGGAGACTGCATG CTTCTTCATAATTGCTCCTCCAATGATGACTGTGGAGCTGGGCTCTATTGTTTCTCATGTACGCTTGGATTTTCAGGCTCTAAGTGTGTGAGATCATCCACCACAGATCAATTTAAGCTCATA AATAACTCTCTTCCATTCAACAAATATGCATATTTAACAACACACAACGCTTTTGCAATTGATGGAGAACCTTCTCAAACAGGAGTTCCTCGAGTAACCATCACTAATCAAGAGGACAGCATAACGCACCAGCTAAGT AATGGAGTTCGGGGACTAATGCTAGACATGTACGCTTTTGATGGAGATGTTTGGTTATGCCATTCATCTCAAGGCCAGTGCCATGACTACACCGCTTTT GAACCAGCTATAGGTACATTGAAGGAAATTGAAGCTTTCTTATCAGCTAACCCATCAGAAATTGTCACACTCATATTGGAAGATTACGTTCATACACAAAACGGATTGAAAAAGGTCTTTAGTGACGCCGGCCTGATGAAATTTTGGTTTCCGGTTACCAATATGCCGAGAAACGGCGGCGATTGGCCTCTAGTGAGTGATATGGTTGCTGAAAACCAAAGATTAATTGTGTTCACTTCAGTCAAGTCTAAGGAACAAAGCGAAGGCATTGCTTACCAATGGAATTACATGGTTGAAAATCAGT ATGGAGATGGTGGAAGAAAAACAGGTAGCTGCCCAAACAGGGCAGAATCATCAAATCTTGATGACAAAAGCAAATCCCTAGTGTTGGTTAATTACTTTCGTTCAGTTCTGCTTAAGCCAGTTACTTGTTCAGATAATTCTGCATCTCTTATTGACATGCTGCAAACTTGTCATGGTGCCGCCGGCAATCGATGGGCGAATTTCGTTGCTGTTGATTATTACAAG AAGAGTGAAGGAGGAGGAGCGTTTCAAGCTGTGGACATGCTAAATGGGAAGCTCTTATGCGGATGTGATAATGTTGATTCTTGCGTG GCTGGAACTAGTTCACAAGCTTGTTCACCACATTAA
- the LOC112716530 gene encoding probable 3-beta-hydroxysteroid-Delta(8),Delta(7)-isomerase, with translation MVSEGHPYSPRDLHLPGYVPCSLSQSNILSVFAFFTFLLVSLTWIFSGRLPKKTKTDRLLMCWWAFTGLTHLIVEGYFVFAPEFYKDKTGFYLAEVWKEYSKGDSRYAGRDAGIVSVEGLTAVFGGPASLLAVYAIATGKSYSHILQFAISLSQLYGVGVYYITALLEGDNFAASKLYYYAYYIGANASWIVIPLIIAIRSWKYTCAAFKGQDQTKKHKVR, from the exons ATGGTTTCAGAGGGTCATCCCTACAGTCCAAGGGACTTGCACCTTCCCGGTTACGTTCCCTGCTCCCTCTCTCAGTCAAACATTCTCTCTGTCTTCGCATTCTTCACCTTCCTCCTCGTTTCTCTCACTTGGATCTTCTCAG GGCGGCTACCTAAGAAAACAAAAACTGATAGACTGTTGATGTGCTGGTGGGCTTTTACGGGCCTCACTCACCTGATTGTTGAAGGTTACTTTGTTTTTGCCCCAGAGTTCTACAAGGATAAGACTGGCTTCTACCTAGCTGAAGTTT GGAAGGAATATAGCAAAGGGGATTCAAGGTATGCTGGAAGGGATGCAGGAATTGTTAGTGTTGAAGGACTAACAGCGGTTTTTGGTGGTCCAGCTTCCCTTCTAGCAGT GTATGCAATAGCTACTGGAAAGTCATATAGCCACATACTTCAATTCGCCATCTCATTGAGCCAGCTATATGGAGTTGGTGTATATTATATAACAGCACTCTTGGAAGGTGACAATTTTGCTGCAAGCAAATTGTACTATTATGCGTACTATATTGGAGCAAATGCTTCTTGGATTGTAATACCCTTGATCATAGCCATCCGCAGCTGGAAGTATACTTGTGCAGCATTTAAGGGACAAGACCAGACAAAAAAACATAAAGTTCGTTGA